A window of Paraburkholderia bryophila contains these coding sequences:
- a CDS encoding thioesterase family protein: MPQPASLPCYRDSVRAEWVDYNGHLRDAFYMLIFSFATDALIDLIGLPDAVRRARGRSIYTLEAHINYLHEIKEGTPVRVDMRILGHDAKRLHLYLEMFASDGADPVAAGEQMLLHVDTSGPRAVAFDPDIAAYVRSLADTHAERPAAKYAGRVIGLPVKT, translated from the coding sequence ATGCCGCAACCCGCTTCCCTGCCCTGCTATCGCGATTCGGTGCGCGCGGAATGGGTCGACTACAACGGCCACTTGCGCGACGCGTTCTACATGCTGATCTTCAGCTTCGCGACGGATGCGTTGATCGACCTGATCGGTTTACCCGATGCGGTACGCAGGGCGCGCGGCCGCTCGATCTACACGCTCGAAGCGCACATCAACTATCTGCACGAGATCAAGGAAGGTACGCCGGTTCGCGTCGACATGCGGATACTCGGGCATGACGCGAAGCGGCTGCATCTGTATCTGGAGATGTTCGCAAGCGACGGCGCTGACCCGGTCGCCGCCGGCGAACAGATGCTGCTGCATGTCGACACCAGCGGCCCGCGCGCCGTCGCGTTCGACCCCGACATCGCAGCCTACGTGCGATCATTGGCCGATACGCATGCCGAACGGCCCGCGGCAAAATACGCGGGGCGCGTTATCGGCCTGCCGGTGAAGACCTAG
- a CDS encoding L-carnitine dehydrogenase, with translation MAVIVDIKTFAAIGVGVIGSGWVARALAHGLDVIAWDPAPGAEKQLRENIANAWPALERVGLAEGASPERLRFVATIEACVAQADFIQESAPEREELKLALHEQISRAAKPDAIIASSTSGLLPSDFYARAVNPQRCIVGHPFNPVYLLPLVEVLGGAATAPETIDAALNIYRALSMRPLLVRKEVPGFIADRLLEALWREALHLVNEGVATTGEIDDAIRFGAGIRWSFMGTFLTYTLAGGDAGMRHFMQQFGPALELPWTKLVAPKLTDELIDRVVDGTAEQVGPRSIKQLERYRDDCITSVLAAISDAKARHGLQPAD, from the coding sequence ATGGCAGTGATCGTCGATATCAAAACATTTGCAGCCATCGGCGTGGGCGTGATCGGCAGCGGTTGGGTCGCGCGCGCGCTCGCGCATGGACTCGATGTGATCGCGTGGGACCCGGCGCCGGGCGCGGAAAAACAGTTGCGCGAAAACATCGCGAATGCGTGGCCGGCGCTCGAACGCGTCGGGCTGGCCGAGGGTGCGTCGCCGGAGCGCTTGCGCTTTGTCGCGACGATCGAAGCGTGTGTCGCGCAGGCCGATTTCATTCAGGAAAGCGCGCCCGAGCGTGAGGAGCTGAAGCTCGCGCTACACGAACAGATCAGTCGCGCCGCGAAGCCGGACGCGATCATCGCGTCGTCTACATCGGGGCTGTTGCCGAGCGACTTTTACGCGCGGGCGGTGAATCCACAGCGCTGCATCGTCGGGCATCCGTTCAATCCGGTTTATCTGCTGCCGCTCGTCGAAGTGCTGGGCGGCGCCGCGACCGCGCCGGAAACGATCGACGCCGCGCTCAACATCTACCGCGCGCTGTCGATGCGGCCGCTGCTCGTTCGCAAGGAAGTGCCGGGGTTTATCGCCGATCGTCTGCTTGAAGCGCTGTGGCGCGAGGCGCTGCATCTGGTGAACGAAGGCGTGGCGACCACGGGCGAAATCGACGACGCGATCCGCTTCGGCGCGGGCATCCGCTGGTCGTTCATGGGCACGTTCCTGACCTACACGCTCGCGGGCGGCGACGCCGGCATGCGTCATTTCATGCAGCAGTTCGGTCCGGCGCTGGAGCTGCCATGGACTAAACTGGTGGCGCCGAAGCTCACGGACGAATTGATCGATCGCGTGGTGGACGGCACGGCGGAACAGGTCGGCCCGCGCTCGATCAAGCAGTTGGAGCGTTATCGCGACGATTGCATTACGAGCGTGCTGGCGGCGATCAGCGACGCGAAAGCGCGGCACGGGTTGCAGCCTGCCGATTGA
- a CDS encoding GlxA family transcriptional regulator: MPEDMSFLLLPGFSAIGFMSAVEPLRVANRFRDALYRWRILSLDGAPVAASNGISINADAAIGEVGIAQTLFVVAGFEPLACYSRALADSLKRIERAGATLGGIDTGSFVLAEAGLLSGTDSVTVHWEALSAFRERYPSLDASQELFEIGARRITCAGGTASIDMMLDLIGRKHGAALASSVSEQFVVSRIRQRSDHQRMEIAARYGVHNRKLIQVIGVMEQHMEEPLAPDQLAQEIGVTRRQLERLFCASLKDTPTHFYLQLRLARARELLQQTDMSITSICVACGFESPSHFSRTYRARFGASPRSDRQAMGGRNAAESPLLDKPTTAPVLSEG; encoded by the coding sequence ATGCCCGAAGATATGTCGTTCCTGCTGCTGCCGGGCTTTTCGGCGATCGGTTTCATGTCGGCGGTGGAACCGTTGCGGGTGGCGAACCGCTTTCGCGATGCGCTGTACCGCTGGCGCATTCTCAGTCTCGACGGCGCGCCGGTCGCGGCCAGCAACGGCATTTCAATCAACGCGGACGCGGCCATCGGCGAGGTCGGTATAGCGCAGACGCTGTTCGTGGTCGCGGGCTTCGAACCGCTTGCCTGCTATAGCCGCGCGCTGGCCGATTCGCTGAAGCGGATCGAGCGGGCCGGCGCGACGCTCGGCGGCATCGACACCGGCAGTTTCGTCCTCGCCGAAGCCGGGCTGCTGAGCGGCACGGACAGTGTGACCGTGCATTGGGAAGCGCTGTCGGCATTCCGCGAGCGCTATCCGTCGCTGGATGCGAGCCAGGAGCTGTTCGAAATCGGCGCACGGCGTATTACGTGTGCGGGCGGTACGGCGTCGATCGACATGATGCTCGACCTGATCGGCCGCAAGCACGGCGCGGCGTTGGCCTCGTCGGTGTCGGAGCAATTCGTGGTGAGCCGTATTCGCCAACGCTCGGACCATCAGCGCATGGAGATCGCCGCGCGTTACGGCGTGCACAATCGCAAGCTGATTCAGGTGATCGGCGTGATGGAACAGCATATGGAAGAGCCGCTGGCGCCGGACCAGCTCGCGCAGGAAATCGGCGTGACGCGGCGGCAACTGGAGCGGCTTTTCTGCGCGTCGTTGAAGGACACGCCGACGCATTTCTATCTGCAACTGCGCCTCGCCCGAGCGCGTGAGTTGCTGCAGCAGACCGACATGTCGATCACGTCGATTTGTGTGGCGTGCGGCTTCGAGTCGCCGTCGCATTTTTCGCGGACGTATCGCGCGCGCTTCGGTGCGAGTCCGCGAAGCGACCGGCAGGCGATGGGCGGGAGAAATGCCGCCGAGTCGCCGTTGCTGGATAAGCCGACGACTGCTCCCGTGCTTTCAGAAGGCTGA
- a CDS encoding choline ABC transporter substrate-binding protein — MKCRLNALLAYLVGLVAIAAAAPAFAQDPAACRAVHFADIGWTDITSTTALASTVFEGLGYQPVTTVASVPISFAGLKSKQLDVSLGYWWPVQEKAISPFVESKAINVLQPPNLTGAKATFAVPSYEYDAGLKTFADIAKHRDQLDGKIYGIEPGSSANAAIQKMIASNQFGLGGFKLIESSEAGMLVSVDRAIREKKWVVFLGWEPHPMNITIDMKYLTGSDGVFGPNDGEARVYTLTSPDFLTRCPNAGKLVSNLRFSTQQENVVMQSVMNKEKPADAAKAYLKKNPQVLDAWLAGVKTYDGKDGLPAVKAYLGL, encoded by the coding sequence ATGAAGTGTCGTCTCAATGCCTTGCTTGCCTATCTCGTTGGCCTCGTCGCCATCGCCGCCGCTGCGCCCGCGTTCGCGCAAGATCCGGCCGCCTGTCGCGCGGTGCATTTCGCCGACATCGGCTGGACCGATATCACGTCGACTACCGCGCTCGCTTCGACCGTATTCGAAGGGCTCGGTTATCAGCCGGTCACCACCGTCGCCTCCGTACCGATCTCGTTCGCGGGCCTCAAGAGCAAGCAGCTCGACGTGTCGCTCGGCTACTGGTGGCCGGTGCAGGAAAAAGCGATCAGCCCGTTCGTCGAGTCGAAAGCGATCAACGTGCTGCAACCACCCAACCTCACCGGCGCCAAGGCCACCTTCGCGGTGCCGAGCTATGAATACGACGCGGGCCTGAAGACCTTCGCCGACATCGCCAAACATCGCGACCAGCTCGACGGCAAGATCTACGGTATCGAACCCGGCAGCAGCGCGAACGCGGCGATCCAGAAAATGATCGCCAGCAATCAGTTCGGGCTCGGCGGTTTCAAACTGATCGAATCGAGCGAAGCCGGCATGCTGGTGTCGGTGGATCGCGCGATCCGCGAGAAGAAATGGGTGGTGTTCCTCGGCTGGGAACCGCATCCGATGAACATCACGATCGACATGAAATACCTGACCGGCAGCGACGGCGTATTCGGTCCGAACGACGGCGAAGCACGCGTGTACACGCTAACGTCTCCCGACTTCCTGACGCGTTGCCCGAACGCCGGCAAGCTCGTGAGCAATCTGCGCTTTTCGACGCAACAGGAAAACGTCGTCATGCAGTCGGTCATGAACAAGGAAAAACCCGCTGACGCCGCCAAGGCGTATCTGAAGAAAAACCCGCAAGTCCTCGACGCCTGGCTAGCCGGCGTGAAGACCTACGACGGCAAGGACGGCTTGCCCGCGGTGAAGGCCTATCTGGGCCTCTGA
- a CDS encoding alpha/beta hydrolase yields the protein MLEPQIAAFIERAVAIYPAHTTSLSPREQRELYDRYAATLTPALPDELSVRDAEFQTRAGHALKLRLYRHRARGEQAAHGAVLYFHGGGFVLGSLDSHQLVTARIAADTGLDVIAVDYRLAPEHRAPAAHDDCLEVTLAALERRLPFNLNSGTTLQLAGDSAGATLAASVAMRLRDDGVGGVQGLALVYPMLGTDPQPPARDTEAQAPMLKLSDVHSFRDLYWGEQPPYPAWTIPLEATRFDGLPPTLAIGVEHDPLRDDARVFVERIEAAGGDARLWIGAGLVHGCWRALESSPGVRMLHREVCDFLSAHAAPVFDAHASSVHGR from the coding sequence ATGCTCGAACCGCAAATTGCCGCATTCATCGAACGGGCCGTGGCGATTTATCCCGCGCACACTACGTCGCTATCGCCGCGTGAGCAGCGCGAGCTTTATGACCGCTACGCGGCCACGCTGACCCCCGCGTTGCCGGACGAATTGAGCGTCAGGGACGCCGAGTTCCAAACCCGCGCCGGCCATGCGCTCAAGCTGCGGCTCTACCGCCATCGCGCGCGCGGCGAGCAGGCGGCTCACGGCGCCGTGTTGTACTTTCACGGCGGCGGCTTCGTGCTCGGCTCGCTGGACAGTCATCAGCTCGTCACGGCGCGCATTGCCGCCGACACCGGGCTCGATGTCATCGCGGTCGATTACCGGCTGGCTCCGGAACACCGCGCGCCGGCCGCGCATGACGATTGTCTCGAAGTCACGCTCGCCGCACTGGAACGACGGCTACCGTTCAATCTGAACAGCGGCACGACATTGCAACTCGCCGGCGACAGCGCCGGCGCCACGCTTGCAGCCAGCGTGGCGATGCGCCTGCGCGACGACGGCGTTGGCGGCGTGCAAGGGCTCGCGCTGGTCTATCCGATGCTCGGCACCGATCCCCAACCGCCCGCGCGCGACACCGAAGCGCAAGCGCCCATGCTCAAGCTGAGCGACGTCCATTCGTTTCGCGATCTGTATTGGGGAGAGCAGCCGCCCTACCCGGCATGGACGATTCCGCTCGAGGCCACGCGCTTCGACGGCCTGCCGCCGACGCTCGCGATCGGGGTCGAACATGATCCGCTAAGGGATGACGCGCGCGTATTCGTGGAACGCATCGAGGCGGCAGGTGGCGACGCGCGTCTCTGGATCGGCGCCGGGCTCGTGCATGGATGTTGGCGGGCGCTCGAATCGAGCCCGGGTGTGCGGATGCTGCATCGCGAGGTGTGCGATTTTCTGTCCGCACACGCGGCGCCGGTGTTCGACGCGCATGCTTCCAGCGTTCACGGCCGTTAG
- a CDS encoding DUF4148 domain-containing protein: MKSLIEAAVIAALITAPLAAFAQSNQPVTRAQVRAELVQLEKAGYNPATANDYDYPANIQAAEARVAAQNGNAQTSGYGSATNGSSQAGSRASTTPSSYSAPVANYGH, translated from the coding sequence ATGAAGTCGCTGATCGAAGCCGCAGTTATCGCCGCCCTTATTACCGCCCCGCTGGCCGCTTTTGCCCAGTCGAATCAACCGGTTACCCGCGCTCAGGTGCGTGCTGAACTGGTTCAGCTGGAAAAGGCCGGCTACAACCCGGCAACCGCGAACGACTACGACTACCCGGCCAACATTCAGGCTGCCGAAGCCCGCGTCGCTGCTCAGAACGGCAATGCGCAAACCAGTGGTTATGGTTCGGCCACGAATGGTTCGTCGCAAGCCGGTAGCCGTGCAAGCACGACGCCGAGCTCGTATTCGGCTCCGGTTGCCAACTACGGTCACTAA
- the mdtN gene encoding multidrug transporter subunit MdtN, with amino-acid sequence MKIAGLRKASSKGRVIAGVIVVLGLAAAYYAYDRSTRFPSTDDATIDADVVHVASPVGGRIVRLPVEENQRVAKGDVLFEIDPVPYRLALAQTQADLELARASLDTRRKTIVGERANASIAGDQTGKAAHNYELATRTVQRLTPLAAKGYVPQQQLDQAQVAQRDAALSLQQARAQKQASAQTIGEEADAIASVHAREAAVALAQHGLDDTVVRAPHNGFVTGLSVLAGETVAPSQSIFTLVHADEWFAVANFREGSLAHIAPGDCATVYSMIDRSQAIHGKVVGIGAGIADSDRINLPRTLPIVQQSVNWVRVAQRFPVRVRLDEPAARLVRVGASAIVEVRHGAACR; translated from the coding sequence ATGAAAATCGCCGGCTTGCGCAAAGCCTCGTCCAAGGGCCGCGTCATCGCGGGCGTGATCGTCGTGCTCGGTCTGGCGGCGGCGTACTACGCGTATGACCGCTCCACCCGTTTCCCCTCGACCGACGACGCCACCATCGACGCCGACGTCGTCCACGTGGCGTCGCCCGTGGGCGGCCGGATCGTGCGGCTCCCGGTCGAGGAAAACCAGCGGGTCGCAAAGGGCGACGTGCTGTTCGAGATCGACCCGGTGCCCTACCGTCTCGCGCTGGCGCAAACCCAGGCTGACCTGGAACTGGCGCGCGCCTCACTCGACACGCGTCGCAAGACGATCGTCGGCGAGCGCGCGAACGCCTCCATTGCCGGCGACCAGACCGGCAAAGCCGCCCACAACTACGAACTGGCGACGCGTACCGTGCAGCGGCTCACGCCGCTCGCCGCGAAGGGCTACGTACCCCAGCAGCAACTCGACCAGGCGCAGGTGGCGCAGCGCGACGCCGCGCTGTCGCTGCAGCAGGCTCGGGCGCAGAAGCAGGCGAGCGCGCAGACCATCGGCGAAGAAGCCGACGCGATCGCCTCGGTGCATGCCCGCGAGGCGGCCGTCGCGCTGGCCCAGCACGGTCTCGACGACACCGTCGTGCGCGCGCCGCACAACGGCTTCGTGACCGGCCTGTCGGTGCTGGCGGGCGAGACGGTGGCGCCGAGCCAGTCGATCTTCACGCTGGTCCACGCCGACGAATGGTTCGCCGTCGCGAACTTCCGCGAAGGGTCGCTGGCGCACATCGCGCCGGGCGACTGCGCGACCGTCTATTCGATGATCGACCGCAGCCAGGCGATCCACGGCAAGGTGGTCGGCATCGGCGCCGGCATCGCGGATTCGGACCGCATCAACTTGCCGCGCACCTTGCCGATCGTCCAGCAGTCCGTGAACTGGGTACGGGTCGCCCAGCGGTTCCCCGTGCGGGTGCGTCTCGACGAACCGGCCGCCCGGCTGGTGCGGGTCGGCGCGAGCGCGATAGTCGAGGTCCGGCATGGCGCAGCCTGCCGGTGA
- the gabD gene encoding NADP-dependent succinate-semialdehyde dehydrogenase: MNTLTLKDPTLLKTHAYIAGEWQGADDGATFEVKNPATGETIATVPRMGTAETRRAIDTANAAWPAWRATTAKQRAVILRKWHDLMMENADDLAKILTTEQGKPLAEAKGEIQYAASFLEWFAEEGKRVNGDTIPTPAGDKRIVVTKEPIGVCAAITPWNFPAAMITRKVGPALAAGCPIIVKPAEATPLSALALAVLAERAGVPRGVFNVVTGEPKAIGAEMTGNPIVRKLSFTGSTPIGRLLMAQCAPTVKKVSLELGGNAPFIVFDDADLDAAVAGAIASKYRNSGQTCVCTNRFYVHDKVYDAFAEKLRVAVEQLKVGRGTEDGVTQGPLINEAAVLKVESHIEDALAKGARIVTGGKRHALGHGFFEPTVLADVTPAMRVARDETFGPLAPLFRFSSDEEVIRLANDTELGLASYFFSRDIGRVWRVAEALEYGMVGINTGLISNEVAPFGGVKQSGLGREGSHYGIDDYVVIKYLCIGGI, translated from the coding sequence ATGAACACGTTGACATTGAAAGACCCGACGCTTCTCAAGACCCACGCGTATATCGCGGGCGAATGGCAAGGCGCCGACGACGGCGCGACCTTCGAGGTGAAGAACCCCGCCACCGGCGAAACCATCGCGACGGTGCCGCGCATGGGCACGGCGGAAACGCGTCGCGCGATCGACACCGCCAACGCGGCATGGCCCGCCTGGCGCGCCACGACCGCGAAGCAGCGCGCGGTGATCCTGCGCAAATGGCATGACCTGATGATGGAAAACGCCGACGATCTGGCGAAGATCCTCACCACGGAACAAGGCAAGCCGCTCGCCGAAGCCAAGGGCGAGATCCAGTACGCCGCGTCGTTCCTCGAATGGTTCGCGGAAGAAGGCAAGCGCGTGAACGGCGACACGATTCCCACGCCGGCCGGCGACAAACGCATTGTCGTGACCAAGGAACCGATCGGCGTGTGCGCGGCGATCACGCCGTGGAACTTCCCGGCGGCCATGATCACCCGCAAGGTCGGTCCGGCGTTGGCGGCAGGCTGCCCGATCATCGTCAAACCGGCCGAAGCGACGCCGTTGTCCGCGCTCGCGCTCGCCGTGCTGGCCGAACGCGCCGGCGTGCCGCGCGGCGTGTTCAACGTCGTGACCGGCGAGCCGAAAGCGATCGGCGCGGAAATGACCGGCAATCCGATCGTACGCAAACTGTCGTTCACGGGTTCGACGCCGATCGGCCGTTTGCTGATGGCGCAGTGCGCGCCGACGGTCAAGAAGGTGTCGCTCGAACTCGGCGGCAATGCGCCGTTTATCGTGTTCGACGATGCCGATCTGGATGCGGCAGTGGCTGGCGCGATTGCGTCGAAGTATCGCAATAGCGGCCAGACCTGCGTCTGCACGAACCGCTTCTATGTGCACGACAAGGTGTACGACGCGTTCGCCGAGAAGCTGCGCGTCGCCGTCGAGCAATTGAAAGTTGGGCGCGGCACCGAAGACGGCGTCACGCAAGGTCCGCTGATCAACGAAGCGGCCGTGCTCAAGGTCGAGTCGCATATCGAAGACGCGTTGGCCAAGGGCGCGCGCATCGTCACGGGCGGCAAGCGTCACGCGCTCGGTCACGGCTTCTTCGAACCGACCGTGCTCGCGGATGTCACGCCGGCCATGAGAGTCGCGCGCGATGAAACCTTCGGGCCGCTCGCGCCGCTGTTCCGTTTCTCGTCGGACGAAGAGGTGATTCGCCTCGCCAACGATACCGAGCTCGGGCTGGCGTCGTATTTCTTTAGCCGCGATATCGGCCGTGTCTGGCGGGTTGCCGAAGCGCTCGAATACGGCATGGTCGGGATCAACACCGGCCTGATCTCGAACGAAGTCGCACCGTTCGGCGGCGTCAAGCAATCGGGCCTGGGCCGCGAGGGCTCGCACTACGGTATCGATGATTACGTGGTCATCAAATACCTGTGCATCGGCGGGATCTGA
- a CDS encoding response regulator: MNHFIRPPVFHPATVVFVDDNDSYLDALRRFFPDTSTNLFFSRPQTALAFIRQHARENSLEFASASACLSETGIERLVETSAERDLLARGARFAEVAAVVVDYDMPGMSGVEFLASIAHLRCAKVLLTGVADETVAVKAFNAGIVDLYLRKTDTDSANRLVHFLNDAKNRHCLEGGWLALGENGLTYCDPRTKKVIGEVVAAHGIVEYYWRPEQNAILMFDRAGNPSVFVAWAENDWISQGEIVADESGPVELLRQMAVREAMPLFWPHLAYRVGLNFRSLTPQKIPGWEDAFYCWTRIEAAEVGMDIVTYSQWRKESAH; encoded by the coding sequence ATGAACCACTTTATTCGCCCCCCCGTTTTCCATCCGGCCACGGTTGTCTTCGTCGACGACAACGACAGTTACCTCGACGCGTTGCGCCGTTTCTTTCCGGATACGTCGACCAATCTGTTTTTCTCGCGGCCGCAAACCGCGTTGGCGTTCATTCGCCAGCATGCGCGCGAGAATTCGCTGGAGTTCGCGTCGGCGTCGGCGTGTCTGAGCGAGACCGGGATCGAGCGGCTGGTCGAAACGTCGGCGGAGCGGGATCTGCTCGCGCGCGGCGCGCGCTTCGCGGAGGTGGCGGCGGTCGTGGTGGACTACGACATGCCGGGCATGAGCGGTGTGGAATTCCTCGCGTCCATCGCTCATTTGCGCTGCGCGAAAGTGCTGCTGACCGGCGTCGCGGATGAAACCGTCGCGGTGAAGGCCTTCAATGCCGGCATCGTGGATCTGTATCTGCGCAAGACCGATACCGATTCGGCCAACCGGCTGGTCCATTTTCTGAACGACGCGAAGAACCGGCACTGTTTGGAAGGCGGTTGGCTGGCGTTGGGCGAGAACGGGTTGACGTACTGCGACCCGCGCACGAAAAAAGTGATCGGCGAGGTGGTGGCCGCGCACGGCATCGTGGAGTACTACTGGCGTCCCGAGCAGAACGCGATTCTGATGTTCGACCGTGCCGGCAATCCGAGTGTATTCGTCGCGTGGGCGGAGAACGACTGGATCTCGCAGGGCGAGATCGTCGCGGACGAAAGCGGTCCAGTCGAGCTGTTGCGGCAAATGGCGGTGCGCGAGGCGATGCCGTTATTCTGGCCGCACCTGGCCTATCGCGTGGGACTGAATTTCCGCTCGCTCACGCCGCAGAAGATTCCCGGCTGGGAAGACGCGTTCTACTGCTGGACCCGGATCGAAGCGGCGGAAGTCGGCATGGACATCGTTACGTATTCGCAGTGGCGCAAGGAGAGCGCCCACTGA
- a CDS encoding 3-keto-5-aminohexanoate cleavage protein, translating into MNHEVIVTCAVTGAGDTVGKHPAIPVTPKQIAEAAIEAAKAGATVAHCHVRDPKTGRGSRDPQLYREVVDRIRSSGTDVIINLTAGMGGDLEIGPGEDPMRFGANTDLVGGLTRLAHVEELLPEICTLDCGTLNFGDGDYIYVSTPAQLRAGAQRIQELGVKPELEIFDTGHLWFAKQLLKEGLLDAPPLFQICLGIPWGAPADTTSMKAMADNLPPGAQWAGFGIGRMQMPMVAQAMLLGGHVRVGLEDNIWLDKGVPATNGTLVQRAVEIIDRLGARALTPAEGRRKLGLPARGERQLERRVAGQYA; encoded by the coding sequence ATGAATCATGAAGTCATCGTGACCTGCGCGGTCACCGGCGCCGGCGACACCGTCGGCAAACATCCGGCCATTCCGGTCACGCCGAAGCAGATCGCCGAAGCCGCGATCGAAGCCGCCAAAGCCGGCGCAACTGTCGCGCACTGTCACGTGCGCGATCCGAAGACCGGACGCGGCAGCCGCGATCCGCAGTTGTACCGCGAGGTCGTCGACCGGATCCGCTCGTCGGGCACCGACGTGATCATCAACCTGACGGCGGGCATGGGCGGCGATCTGGAGATCGGTCCCGGCGAAGACCCGATGCGCTTCGGCGCCAACACCGATCTGGTGGGCGGCCTGACGCGTCTCGCGCACGTCGAGGAACTGCTGCCGGAAATCTGCACGCTCGATTGCGGCACGCTCAATTTCGGCGACGGCGATTACATCTACGTGTCGACGCCCGCGCAACTTCGTGCCGGTGCGCAGCGCATTCAGGAACTCGGCGTGAAGCCGGAACTGGAGATCTTCGACACCGGCCATTTGTGGTTCGCGAAGCAGTTGCTGAAGGAAGGTCTGCTCGATGCGCCGCCGCTGTTCCAGATTTGCCTCGGCATTCCATGGGGCGCGCCCGCCGACACCACGTCGATGAAAGCGATGGCCGACAACCTGCCGCCCGGCGCGCAATGGGCCGGCTTCGGGATCGGCCGCATGCAGATGCCGATGGTCGCGCAGGCGATGCTGCTCGGCGGTCACGTGCGCGTGGGGCTCGAAGACAACATCTGGCTCGACAAAGGTGTGCCCGCAACCAACGGCACGCTGGTGCAGCGCGCGGTGGAAATCATCGACAGGCTCGGCGCGCGTGCGCTGACGCCGGCGGAAGGACGCCGCAAGCTGGGCCTGCCGGCGCGTGGCGAGCGGCAACTGGAGCGGCGTGTGGCTGGCCAGTATGCGTGA